Proteins encoded within one genomic window of Felis catus isolate Fca126 chromosome C1, F.catus_Fca126_mat1.0, whole genome shotgun sequence:
- the KDF1 gene encoding keratinocyte differentiation factor 1, with the protein MPRPGHPRPSSGPPRLGPWERPTELCLETFDEPSQPPPSRRTRRPDPKDPGHHGPESLTFISGSAEAAAEPPACCLLWRPWVWDWCRAAFCFRRCRNCLQRCGACVRGGSPCLSAGDSPERATDTNWSKEHNGVPPSPDRAPPGQRDGQRLKSTMGSSFSYPDVKLKGIPVYPYRSATSPAPDADSCCKEPLAEPPPMRHSLPSTLASSPRGSEEYYSFHESDLDLPEIGSGSMSSREIDVLIFKKLTELFSVHQIDELAKCTSDTVFLEKTSKISDLISSITQDYHLDEQDAEGRLVRGIIRISTRKSRTRPQTTEGRSTRGAAPAAAPDSGHETMVGSGLSQDELTVQISQETTADAIARKLRPYGAPGYPASHDSSFQGTDTDSSGAPLLQVYC; encoded by the exons ATGCCCCGCCCCGGACACCCCCGCCCATCATCTGGGCCCCCACGCCTGGGACCCTGGGAGCGGCCAACAGAGCTATGCCTGGAGACTTTTGATGAGCCATCCCAACCCCCACCAAGCCGCCGCACCCGCAGGCCAGACCCCAAGGACCCTGGCCACCATGGGCCTGAGAGCCTTACCTTCATTTCCGGCTCTGCTGAGGCCGCTGCTGAGCCCCCGGCCTGTTGCCTGCTCTGGCGACCCTGGGTGTGGGACTGGTGCCGGGCTGCCTTCTGCTTCCGCCGATGCCGGAATTGCCTCCAGCGTTGCGGGGCTTGCGTGCGGGGTGGCAGCCCCTGCTTGTCTGCTGGGGACTCCCCTGAGAGGGCTACTGACACCAACTGGTCCAAAGAACACAATGGAGTGCCCCCCAGTCCCGACCGTGCACCTCCTGGTCAGCGGGATGGCCAACGGCTCAAGTCAACCATGGGTAGCAGTTTCAGCTACCCTGACGTCAAGCTCAAAGGCATCCCTGTATATCCCTACCGCAGTgccacctccccagcccctgatGCGGACTCCTGCTGCAAGGAGCCACTGGCCGAGCCCCCACCCATGCGGCACAGCCTGCCTAGCACCCTTGCCAGCAGCCCCCGTGGCTCTGAAGAGTACTACTCCTTCCACGAGTCAGACCTGGATCTGCCCGAGATAGGAAGCGGCTCCATGTCCAGCCGAGAGATTGATGTGCTCATCTTCAAGAAGCTGACAGAGCTGTTCAGTGTGCACCAGATCGACGAGCTGGCCAAGTGCACATCAGACACTGTGTTCCTGGAGAAGACCAGTAAAATCTCGGACCTTATCAGCAGCATCACCCAGGACTACCACCTGGATGAGCAGGATGCCGAGGGCCGCCTGGTTCGTGGTATCATTCGCATCAGTACCCGCAAAAGCCGCACCCGCCCGCAGACCACAGAGGGGCGCTCCACACGGGGTGCTGCCCCTGCTGCCGCCCCTGACAGTGGCCATGAGACCATGGTGGGCTCAGGGCTCAGCCAGGATG AACTCACAGTGCAGATCTCCCAGGAGACCACTGCAGATGCCATCGCCAGGAAGCTGAGGCCTTATGGAGCCCCAG gATACCCAGCCAGCCACGACTCGTCCTTCCAGGGCACAGACACAGATTCATCAGGAGCACCACTGCTCCAGGTGTACTGCTAA